CCGCGCTCGCAGACGGCGCCGTTGAGAAAGTCGATTTCCGTCCGGCGGCCCCGCATGACGTCCTGCAGGAGGGAGGGGCGGCCGCCGCCTCGCTTGCGCGCGACGTCGGCGATGTCGGCGAGCAGCTCGGGCAAGCCGCGGCCCTCGTAGGCATCGACGAAGCGCTGAGCGAGAAGGCCGTAGATCGGCTCCACCTCGTGGCCGGCGGCTCGTCCCACCATGATGCATTCGGCGCCGAGATGTACCCCCACGGCCGAGACCTTGGGGTCGAGCCGGACCTCGGCCGAGCCCAGGCCGGTGAGGCCGGCCAGCGGATTGGCCATGCAGTTGATGGCGAGCTTGGACCAGCGCTCGCCGAAGAGGTTGGTGGTGACCTGAGTCTCCGCCACGGCGCCCATCAACGACGCGAGCTCCCGGGCGCGGTCGGTGACGCGGCCGTCGTGCTCCCCGATCTTGAACCCAACCGTGCCGGTGTCGGTCCGCATCGCGTGGCCGGGCTCGTACATCCCGGCGCCGATCGTGATGACGCAGCCCAGCGTGCGGTGCTTGCCGGCCACCGCCGCGACGCGCTCGTCGTTCAGGCCGTTCTGGAAGTCGACCACCACGCCCTCGGGGGTGAGGTAGGGCAGGGCCATCGCCGTCGCCCACTCCGTGTCGTACGACTTGACGGAGATGAAGACCGCATCAAAGGGGCGCGTGACCGACTGCAGCTCGTGGATGTGCAGCGCCCGGACCGGGACCAGATGTTCACCGCACGTGCCGCTCAGGCGAAGGCCGATCCGCTTCATGGCCTCGACGTGCTCCGGCCACTGATCGACGAGGGTGACGTCGCGCCCCGCTCGTGTGAGCATCCCCCCCACCACACACCCGATGGCCCCCGCGCCGATGATGCCGATTCGCTGGATCATGTCGTCCTCGCCTCCGTATGATCTGAAGCGCTTCCGAGCATAGCACTGTGCCGGGGCTGGAGAGGGTGGCCGCGGCCTTCGTCGTTGACCGGGGCGATCGAAGGTTAGAGCTGGGAACGACCGCCACAGCGGGGCGGCGGAGCCCCAGCGCGGGGTGGCGACCTCGCTGCAAGCCCTCGGAATCTCTGCCGGGAGCTCTGGCATTGCCGATGCATTTCACGAGGCCAGAGCCCGACGAGGGCCGGGGAGGGGCTTTATGAGACGGCTGGTAGCCACCCAACACACCGTGCGTTGCCCACTCGAGGATGTGACCGCCAGCGTGACGGTGCGTACCGATCCCGACGCCTGTCCATCGCGCCGGCATCGCGACGTGACGGCCTGCTCGTTACGGCCCTCGACCCCCTTGGTCCCGCCTCCGCGGATCGGCCATTTCGCCGACATGGCGCCCCCCCTGTCGTACGTCGGTGAGGCCGATTCGACGCCACGCCACGCGCTGGGGGTGGCCTGCTCGAGGCGCTGCCTCTGGGTATTGAACGCGGCCGAACCCGGAGCCGCCGAGCCTGTCCGCTGCACGTCCGGGGTCAGTGACGCGCTGGAGCTCACCCGACGGACCCACAGCCCGGCCATCACCCGGGTATTGTGGTTCTACGGCGCCTGAGCCGGGACGCGCGGCCGCAGCTCAGTGGCGAGCGGCGAGGAGCGCCGCGGCTAGCCGCGCGGCCTGAAGGCGGATCTCGGGAACCGCCAGCACTTCCCAGAATACGCCCCGCATCGTCGACCCGAGCGTGTACAGGACGTCGGACGCGGAGCCGTTCTCCCCGATGATCGCGCCGTCGCCGCGGGCGTCGATACCGAGCTGCGCGGGGCCCGGACGGATCAGCCCCCGCCGCAGCAGATTGCGCACCAGAGGCTCGTCGATGCGGCGGTAGTCGAGTTCCGGCCCCATGCAATTGATGACCAGCGCGGCCGCGGCGACCTCGGGCGAGGTGCGTCCCCGGCGGACGTAATGCACCTCCATGGCCGTTGGCGTGGGCACGAGGTCCCTGATTCTTCCGGCCAGGATGGCGAGCTGCCCGGAGGCGCGCATCCCGTCGATCGTCGCCTCGCTCGCCGGGGGAATCCTGCTGCGGATGATCTCCCAGTACCGGAAGAGATGACGAACAAACCGGTGCTTCTCCTCTTCGGCGAGATTGAACCAGAGGGTCTGGGTATCAGGACGTAACGAGTCGATGACCGCCCGCAGGTCGACGCCGGTCGCGTCCGCCCGCTCGAAGTGCTTTCTGACGGTCCTGAAGATGTCCAGGAGCCTCTTCGAGTCCTTGATGTCCGCGAAGAAGGGCGGATACGGTTCGAAGCCGCGGTGGGCCAGGGGCAAGAGCCCGCGCCTGGACAGCGCGATGATCCGTCCCTGGTGGGCCCGTCGATGGAGTGCCGTGGCGAGATCGACGGTGGTCTGACCCGTGCCGACCATGAACACCGTGTCCCGGCGTGAGAGGGAGTCCAGCACGCCGGCGGTCCAGGGGTTGCGAACGTACCGGTCACTGTCGAGGGCCGACCGGCTCTGGACGGGCGGATGAGGGGGTGGGAAGTTTCCCAGCGCCAGCACCACTCGGTCCACGACGAAGGACGTCTGGTCCGCGACCTGGATCGTAGCGCGGCCGCCATTGATCGCGATGTCCGTCACCTCGCCCTGGATGTGCTCGAGCGTCACTCCGCCTGCTCGGGCCCGTAACGCCTCGCCCATCAGAGCCAGGACGTACTCCCGGTACAGCGTCCGGGGCAGAAAGTCCAAGAGACCCACAGGAGCCCCGCGGTCCCGGCTCCACTTCACGAAGTGCTCGGGTTCGTCCGCCAGGGCCCCCATCCGACCGGCCGGGACGTTGAGGAGCAAGGAATCCGCGTCGTTGGAATAGGCCGGGCCCATGCACCGTTCGTCGCCTCGATCGAGCATCCAGATGCTGATGGCTGCAGTAGGCGCGGCGAGGCGGAGCAGGTTCAGGGCCAGCAGCCTTCCCGACAACCCGGCCCCGACGATGGCGATTCGGCTCATGACTTGTCGGGCGCATGATGAACCCGATCCGTCTTCGTGTCGACCTTACAGCGAGCAGTGGGCAAGGCGTGGAACTCCCTGATGGCGGAGCTCCGGGGGGCGGACGGGATTCGCCCCCCGCCCGCCCCCCGGCCCTGATCGTCCCGCACGTTACTTTGCGAGGTAGGCTCGGGCCTCCTTGAGCTCGGGGCGCCCGGTGTCGGCATTCTTCGCCAGCACGAGCAGCCGCTCGTAATAGGTCCGTGCCTTGTGCCCGTTGCCGGCTTGCTGCGCGGCACGGGCAGCCCCGGCCAGACTGTGGAACCGGTTCGGATCCGTCCGCTGAGACGCCTCGAATTCTGTCAGCGCCTCGGCGGGCCGGTTCAGCTCGAGCAGCAGCTCGGCGAGCATCTCGCGGGCCGGCTGGATGGCGCCCGGGGTGACCGGGTGTTTCTCGGTGGCGCCCTCGCGATCGGCCGCCGTGCGCAGGAGCTTCACCGCCTCGTCATCGCGCTTCTCGGCCCGGGCGATCCAGCCGACGAGGGCCAGCCGCTGGATCTCCGATTGCTCGGCCCAGTACGCGTTCTTCGCCTCGGCCAGCCGATCGCGCAAGGCCTCCAGGCGGGCGAGCTCCTTCCTGGCTCCAGCGACATCCCCGCCGCGCGCCGCGCCCAGGCCACGGGCGAATACCAGGATCGACTCGGCTTGCGGGAATTTCTGCCACGACAGGCTCCGGGGATGCAGCGTGAGCTCGGCGGCTTCCGCCCACTGCCGCCGCTCCAGCGTGTAGCGGGCGGGAATGGCGGTGAAGGCGAACGCCGCCGCGAAGTGCTCGGTATCGATCTTCTCGATGCGCCGGACCTCGTCGTACACCGCCCGGGCTTCCCGGTCCTTGGCCAGCTGCAGCGCCGCATAGACGATGTAGTCCATGGCATGGAGCGCGTTGTAGGAACCCGCTTCCAGCCGGGCCCTGCGTAGCTCGTCCTTGGCCGCGGCGACCGAGGCCCGATTGGTGTCGATCGACTCCTGCCAGTAGCCGAGCCGGGTGAAGATGTGGGACGGCATGTGCTGGGCGTGGGGCGCCGAGGGGGCGATGGTGGCGTAACGTCGCGCGGCGTCCAGGCCTTTCTCGGCGATGGGCGGGAAGTCGTGGCTGTGGATCAGGTAATGGGCGATGCCCGGATGATTGGGCTGCTCTTTGAAGATCGGGCCGAGGATGGCCGCCGCCTTGAGCTGATTGGCGTAGGTCTTGTCGCTGGGGTCGAGCGTGACGTTGAGGGCGAGCGCATAGAAGATGGCGGCCTCGCGGTCCTGGGGATAGCGCGCGGCCAGAGCTTCCATGGCTTTCTCGTAGGCCCGCGCGCGGGTGCGATGGTCGACCTTGTCGTGGTCCTTGTAGAAGACCTCGATGGCCGCGATGTAGTCGAGCTCGCGCTGGCTCTTGGCGCCCATCCGCTTGGCGCGATCCA
This DNA window, taken from Candidatus Methylomirabilota bacterium, encodes the following:
- a CDS encoding 2-dehydropantoate 2-reductase, with the protein product MIQRIGIIGAGAIGCVVGGMLTRAGRDVTLVDQWPEHVEAMKRIGLRLSGTCGEHLVPVRALHIHELQSVTRPFDAVFISVKSYDTEWATAMALPYLTPEGVVVDFQNGLNDERVAAVAGKHRTLGCVITIGAGMYEPGHAMRTDTGTVGFKIGEHDGRVTDRARELASLMGAVAETQVTTNLFGERWSKLAINCMANPLAGLTGLGSAEVRLDPKVSAVGVHLGAECIMVGRAAGHEVEPIYGLLAQRFVDAYEGRGLPELLADIADVARKRGGGRPSLLQDVMRGRRTEIDFLNGAVCERGRRLGVKTPFNDAIVEIVRGLGVGFKPDPRHLDPLIGMLPR
- a CDS encoding FAD/NAD(P)-binding protein, which gives rise to MSRIAIVGAGLSGRLLALNLLRLAAPTAAISIWMLDRGDERCMGPAYSNDADSLLLNVPAGRMGALADEPEHFVKWSRDRGAPVGLLDFLPRTLYREYVLALMGEALRARAGGVTLEHIQGEVTDIAINGGRATIQVADQTSFVVDRVVLALGNFPPPHPPVQSRSALDSDRYVRNPWTAGVLDSLSRRDTVFMVGTGQTTVDLATALHRRAHQGRIIALSRRGLLPLAHRGFEPYPPFFADIKDSKRLLDIFRTVRKHFERADATGVDLRAVIDSLRPDTQTLWFNLAEEEKHRFVRHLFRYWEIIRSRIPPASEATIDGMRASGQLAILAGRIRDLVPTPTAMEVHYVRRGRTSPEVAAAALVINCMGPELDYRRIDEPLVRNLLRRGLIRPGPAQLGIDARGDGAIIGENGSASDVLYTLGSTMRGVFWEVLAVPEIRLQAARLAAALLAARH